In one window of Gossypium hirsutum isolate 1008001.06 chromosome A01, Gossypium_hirsutum_v2.1, whole genome shotgun sequence DNA:
- the LOC121215622 gene encoding uncharacterized protein, protein MGRVSAIEPAKIAEEVKQAERRTRDRDRNRFRRDTGPTGSANWNVKRARMEEPEHKIRDCSRRPAQAHVVEQRAVQPAQPGRGGPPLSRGRGQGRGGNSHGRGAPDRGTVNTKAHVGSTHSYVSCDISRALGVHFEETVCGVTVISPLDHSVKVEKLFRELPLETQGRISCADLMELPLEEFDLILGMDWLTRYRATLDYAAKRMVLRTIEDKEELMRKGCEVYLVFVNQVETGDLNVDTIRTVREFRDVFPEELLGLPPNREVEFGIDLLPGIAPELEWVLEKLRQF, encoded by the exons ATGGGCAGAGTTTCTGCGATTGAGCCG gctaagatagctgAAGAGGTGAAGCAAGCTGAACGAAGGACCCGCGACAGGGATCGAAATCGGTTTAGGAGAGATACTGGACCAACTGGTTCTGCAAACTGGAATGTTAaaagagctaggatggaggaacca gaacataagATCAGGGATTGCTCTAGGAGGCCAGCTCAGGCTCATGTGGTTGAACAAAGGGCTGTGCAACCCGCCCAACCAGGACGAGGTGGACCGCCGCTGTCGAGAGGTCGTGGCCAAGGTCGTGGTGGCAATAGccatggacgtggggcacctgacAGGGGTACTGTTAACACTAAGGCTC ATGTGgggtcaactcattcatatgtatcaTGTGATATTTCTAGGGCATTGGGTGTTCACTTTGAGGAGACTGTGTGCGGGGTAACTGTGATAAGTCCGTTAGATCACTCAGTTAAAGTAGAGAAACTCTTTAGGGAGTTGCCTCTAGAGACTCAGGGTAGGATTTCCTGTGCAGACTTAATGGAGTTACCGTtagaagaattcgatttgatctTAGGGATGGATTGGCTGACCAGGTATAGGGCAACGCTAGACtatgcagctaagaggatggtgttaaggactattGAGGATAAGGAG GAACTGATGCGTAAAGGATGCGAGGTGTACTTGGTTTTTGTAAATCAAGTTGAAACTGGGGATCTGAATGTGGAtaccatcagaactgttagggaattccgaGATGTTTTCCCAGAGGAGCTTCTTGGATTGCCTCCGAATcgggaagtggagtttggaatcgatttgttgcctggaataGCTCCA gaATTAGAGTGGGTCCTCGAAAAGTTGAGGCAGTTCTGA